Proteins co-encoded in one Chiroxiphia lanceolata isolate bChiLan1 chromosome 21, bChiLan1.pri, whole genome shotgun sequence genomic window:
- the LOC116797141 gene encoding ly6/PLAUR domain-containing protein 1-like, protein MLCRHMPGGAHGILSLMTVVFVLPEVSGLQCYGCNIVVGTKNVDMGCSNPEVITCSQSHQGFKHRFCIKTESVVLGILLTSGCATSRHCQQQELPGVRIHCCDTDLCNGSPRAPRPPPGLAGGHLLLPCVLAALLLS, encoded by the exons ATGCTCTGCAGACACATGCCTGGAGGTGCCCATGGGATCCTGTCTCTGATGACCGTGGTGTTCGTCCTTCCAGAGG TGTCTGGACTCCAGTGCTATGGCTGCAACATCGTGGTTGGCACCAAAAACGTGGACATGGGGTGCTCTAACCCCGAGGTGATCAcctgctcccagtcccaccagGGCTTCAAGCACCGGTTCTGCATTAAGACAGAGAGCG TGGTCCTGGGCATCCTGCTGACCAGCGGCTGTGCCACCTCCcgccactgccagcagcaggagctgccggGCGTCCGCATCCACTGCTGCGACACCGACCTCTGCAACGGctcccccagagccccccggcCTCCCCCCGGCCTCGCGGGCGGccacctcctgctgccctgcgtccttgctgccctgctcctctcctga